A section of the Salvelinus fontinalis isolate EN_2023a chromosome 33, ASM2944872v1, whole genome shotgun sequence genome encodes:
- the LOC129832025 gene encoding protein FAM222B-like has product MLACLPASSGEPTPQFLSHTQMNTGLQQWDTTQKMKSANYPTPAELDAFAKKVANNPLTIKIFPNSVKVPQRKHIRRTVNGLDTSSSSQRQSPYPSQVSSTRAGLLAVLRTSPGKGVLKDTDSSRARLLPKQSMNLHSGPYVAQSTLNLPQPVPHLQGMSQTQSQAFAQKQGPPHPQHALQQQHNMAHPMTLQQQNMAHPQTLQRQQSLSQLQTVQQNLTHPQNVQRQQTLPHTQTLLQQQQQNQTRPQTLQQQQQQQHLLHPPTLQHQTLPHQQALLQQARAQGLLHLSDVAQAQPPPSLQLSQGLQHPHCLALSQPLPQGLRHLPDVAQAQPPSLQHSQGLPPSQPLPQASGAGPGSPSASNAVQPQPGPPYGPRKLPDADVPPNVTVSTSTIPLSMAAALHHNRPGTDLSSIVHQINQFCQARAGLGATSVCEGQIANPSPISRNLLINASSRVNTPHNLGLLPSCLLGHTEKAPGGSQGPAGANGLQPNMAVMNRMPPTFHTDTKQQLQQQQLQQLQQAHQHQHQLQQLQQVHQQQQQQHQLQQQHQLQQQQIQQQRSWNQHQLAHMQHLPDGAHPCKNPRREAPSGPGFPAKTHNYPQKLLASQPQSFPIKHPSDKTIPSPPVTGPAGGIMPSYTNGRYLQVPWGSVLQAAKSDCLGPQDLPMAFQGSPAGASIDCSTPGSQYRPGARPGVPDLGQTKLMQQNVNDYLSGEFQAFQQNPGAMGKMHRPPMGRAPAQSPELGNSRNIHAHHPGYR; this is encoded by the exons ATGCTGGCCTGTCTGCCAGCATCATCAGGTGAACCTACCCCCCAATTTCTCTCCCACACGCAGATGAACACTGGACTTCAGCAAT GGGACACTACACAGAAGATGAAATCTGCCAACTATCCAACCCCAGCAGAATTGGATGCCTTTGCTAAGAAAGTTGCCAACAATCCTCTGACCATAAAGATCTTCCCCAACAGTGTCAAAGTACCACAGAGGAAGCACATCCGCCGCACTGTGAACGGGTTGGACACATCCAGCTCCAGCCAGCGCCAGAGTCCTTACCCGTCTCAGGTCAGCAGCACCAGAGCGGGCCTCCTGGCCGTCCTCCGCACTTCACCCGGCAAAGGCGTCCTCAAAGACACAGACAGCAGCCGAGCCCGTCTGCTTCCCAAACAATCCATGAACCTCCACAGCGGGCCATACGTTGCTCAGAGCACTTTAAACCTCCCCCAGCCTGTCCCCCACCTCCAGGGCATGTCTCAAACCCAGTCCCAGGCATTTGCACAGAAACAGGGCCCCCCACATCCACAGCATGCTCTacagcagcagcacaacatggctcACCCCATGACTTTACAGCAACAGAACATGGCCCACCCTCAAACTTTACAGCGGCAACAAAGCTTGTCCCAGCTGCAAACGGTACAGCAGAATCTGACGCACCCGCAGAATGTCCAGCGGCAGCAGACTTTGCCTCACACGCAGACTTTactacagcagcagcagcaaaatCAGACTCGGCCACAAACCttacagcagcagcaacaacagcagcatcTTCTTCATCCTCCGACTCTGCAGCACCAGACTCTTCCCCACCAACAAGCTTTACTACAGCAGGCTCGGGCTCAAGGTCTCCTGCACCTGTCTGACGTAGCCCAGGCCCAGCCTCCACCTAGTCTGCAACTTTCCCAGGGCCTGCAGCACCCCCACTGCCTGGCCCTGTCACAGCCTCTCCCCCAGGGCCTGCGACACCTGCCTGATGTGGCCCAGGCCCAGCCACCCAGTCTGCAACATTCCCAGGGCCTCCCCCCATCTCAGCCTCTCCCCCAGGCCTCCGGTGCCGGCCCTGGCTCCCCCTCTGCTTCCAATGCCGTGCAACCCCAGCCAGGCCCCCCCTATGGCCCCAGGAAGCTGCCAGATGCAGACGTCCCACCAAACGTAACCGTATCTACCTCCACCATCCCACTGTCCATGGCGGCCGCCCTGCACCACAACCGGCCGGGCACCGACCTTAGCAGCATCGTGCACCAGATCAACCAGTTCTGCCAGGCTCGGGCCGGACTAGGCGCCACCTCAGTGTGCGAGGGCCAGATCGCCAACCCCAGCCCCATCAGCCGTAACCTCCTCATCAACGCCAGTTCCAGGGTCAACACACCCCACAACCTTGGCCTCCTTCCCTCCTGCCTGCTGGGCCACACAGAGAAAGCCCCTGGGGGGTCCCAGGGCCCTGCTGGTGCTAATGGCCTACAGCCCAACATGGCTGTTATGAACAGGATGCCACCTACTTTCCACACTGACACGAAGCAGCAGTTACAGCAGCAGCAATTACAGCAGTTACAACAGGCTCACCAGCATCAACATCAGTTACAGCAGCTGCAACAGGTTcaccagcagcagcaacaacaacatcaGTTACAGCAGCAACATCAGCTCCAACAGCAGCAAATCCAACAGCAGCGCTCCTGGAACCAGCACCAGCTGGCTCACATGCAGCACCTGCCTGATGGAGCCCACCCCTGCAAGAACCCAAGGAGAGAAGCCCCCTCTGGGCCTGGCTTCCCTGCCAAGACCCACAACTATCCCCAAAAGCTTCTGGCCTCGCAGCCACAATCTTTCCCCATTAAACACCCATCAGACAAGACAATCCCCTCGCCCCCCGTCACCGGCCCAGCGGGCGGCATCATGCCAAGCTACACCAACGGGCGCTACTTGCAGGTTCCATGGGGCAGCGTCCTACAAGCAGCCAAAAGTGACTGTCTAGGCCCACAGGATTTGCCCATGGCCTTCCAGGGGAGCCCGGCAGGGGCCTCCATAGACTGCAGCACACCAGGATCACAGTACCGACCTGGAGCCAGACCCGGGGTCCCAGACCTGGGTCAGACCAAGCTGATGCAGCAGAATGTGAATGATTACCTGTCTGGGGAGTTCCAGGCGTTCCAGCAGAACCCAGGCGCCATGGGGAAGATGCACAGGCCCCCCATGGGTAGAGCTCCAGCCCAGAGCCCAGAGCTAGGTAACAGTAGAAATATCCATGCTCACCACCCAGGCTATAGATAG
- the LOC129832026 gene encoding flotillin-2-like, with amino-acid sequence MGSCLTVGPNEAVVVSGACCGSDEKTYMVGGWAWAWWLITDIQRITLEIMTLQPKCEDVETAEGVAITVTGVAQIKVMTDHDLLAIACEQFLGKSVPEIKGVVLQTLEGHLRSILGTLTVEQIYQDRDKFAQLVREVAAPDVGRMGIEILSFTIKDVYDKVDYLSSLGKTQTAAVRRDADIGVAEAERDAGIREAECKKEMMDVKFLADTKMADSKRELELQKAAFNQEVNTKKAEAQLAYELQAAKEQQKIRLEEIEIEVVQRKKQITIEEKEISRTEKELIAMVKRPAEAEAYKMQQLAEGQKMKKVLTAQAEAEKIRRIGEAEAGSIEAIGKAEAEKMRLKAKAYQQYGEAAKTALVLEALPKIAAKVAAPLARTNEIVILSGEGNHVTGEVNRLLAELPVSVSALTGIDLSKIPLLQRMTDAQA; translated from the exons ATGGGTAGCTGCCTTACAGTTGGACCAAATGAAGCCGTGGTTGTCTCTG GTGCCTGTTGTGGCTCAGATGAGAAGACCTACATGGTGGggggctgggcctgggcctggtGGCTCATCACTGACATTCAAAG GATTACACTGGAGATTATGACACTCCAACCCAAGTGTGAGGATGTTGAGACTGCAGAGGGGGTCGCCATCACTGTCACTGGGGTGGCAcag ATCAAAGTGATGACAGATCATGATCTTTTGGCAATTGCTTGCGAGCAGTTTTTGGGCAAATCCGTCCCCGAAATCAAAGGAGTGGTTTTGCAAACCTTGGAGGGACATTTACGCTCAATTCTAG GTACACTGACGGTGGAGCAAATTTACCAGGACAGGGACAAGTTTGCCCAGCTGGTGAGGGAGGTGGCAGCGCCCGACGTGGGCAGGATGGGCATTGAGATCCTCAGCTTCACTATCAAG GATGTCTATGATAAAGTGGACTACCTGAGCTCACTGGGGAAGACTCAGACAGCAGCAGTCCGGAGGGATGCAGACATCGGTGTGGCAGAGGCAGAAAGGGATGCTGGGATAAGA GAAGCGGAGTGCAAGAAGGAGATGATGGATGTCAAGTTCCTCGCCGACACAAAGATGGCAGACTCCAAACGAGAACTTGAACTGCAGAAGGCTGCTTTCAACCAAGAAGTCAACACCAAG aaaGCGGAAGCCCAGCTGGCCTATGAGCTGCAGGCAGCTAAAGAACAGCAGAAGATCAGGCTGGAGGAGATAGAGATTGAGGTGGTTCAGAGGAAGAAGCAGATCACCATTGAGGAGAAGGAGATTTCCCGCACAGAGAAGGAGCTCATCGCCATGGTGAAAAGGCCTGCCGAGGCAGAGGCATACAAGATGCAACAGCTGGCTGAGGGACAGAA GATGAAGAAGGTTCTGACGGCCCAGGCAGAGGCAGAGAAGATCCGGAGAATAGGCGAGGCAGAGGCTGGCTCCATTGAGGCTATAGGGAAGGCTGAGGCTGAGAAGATGAGACTGAAGGCTAAGGCCTACCAGCAGTATGGAGAGGCAGCCAAGACTGCTCTTGTCCTGGAGGCCCTGCCCAAG ATTGCAGCCAAGGTGGCGGCGCCGCTGGCCAGGACCAATGAGATAGTAATCCTGAGCGGGGAGGGAAACCATGTGACGGGGGAAGTGAACCGCCTCCTGGCTGAACTTCCTGTGTCCGTCAGCGCCCTCACAGGAATTGACCTATCAAAG ATCCCACTACTGCAGAGGATGACTGATGCTCAGGCCTGA